The Corynebacterium sp. SCR221107 genome includes the window TGCCATTGGCCCTAGAAAGCTTCACCAATTCGGTCTCAGCGGCATACAAGGCCCAGTTCGCCGCAAAGTATCCGCCGTCCTTGTTGGAATCCGAATAACCCAGCATTACTTCCTGAAGATCCCCACGCTGCGCTAGGTAGTCCCGGTACAGCGGAATCTCCCATAGTTCGGCCAGAATTCCTGCGCCTGCGCCCAGATCCTCGATGGTCTCGAACAAAGGCGCCACATCCATCGCGCCGACGAGGTGTCCATCGAGAGCCTCAATCAGCCCAAATTCCTTGAGCAAGATCATTGGCTCGAGGATGTCGGAGACGCTTTCCGCCATGGAGATGATGGTGTGCGGGATCATGCGTGGACCAAACTTGGCCACCGCTTCCCCTGCCGCGCGGAAGATATTGAGCTCACGCACTGTGGCCTCATCAAAGCCTTCCCATTTCTGTCCCAACAAAGGGCGCGGGCTAGCCAGTTCGCGCAGCAGCACCTCGCGCTTTTCGTGCTCGTCCAATCCACGATAGTTGTCGCTGACTTTGGCGGCAGCGAAGACCTCGGTGAGCACGTCCTCGAAGGACTCGGAGTTTTGCCGAAGATCCAGTGAGTACAGATGGAATCCAAAAGACGACGCCGCGGCGCGCAAGGCAGCGAGGCGATCGTCGGCGATAAGCTCGTCGTGGGATGCCCGAAGGGAGGTATCGATGACATCGAGATCTGCGAGGAAATCCTTGGAACTGGCGTAAGGCTCGTGCTCCAGGAACCAGGTTCCCACGACAGCGTCGGGGCTGATTTTGTCCGCTAGCGTCGCCATGATACGCCCGCGCAAACCATGAACCGCCCGCCGATAAGGTTCATCCACGCGACCGGGGATATCGTTTCGCCCTTTCGCAGCCAGCGCTAAGAGCTCGTCGGTGACAGTGGTCATGCGATCGGAAAGGCTAAGCTCGTGTTCGAGCTCATGAAGCTCGTCGACATAATAGGACAAGACGGTCTCCGCCGCGCGGTGGGTAGCATAGTTGAGCGTCTCTGCGGTGACGTAAGGATTGCCGTCATGATCGCCGCCGATCCAGGAACCAGGCTTGATTACGACATTATCCACCTCGTCCACGCCGAACCGGTCACCTAGTTCTTGGGTGACCCGGCGGTTGATTTCCGGAATTGCTTTGAGCAAGCTGAGCTTGTAGTAGCGCAAGCCCACTTCCACCTCATCCTTAATCGTCGGACGCGCCACACGGATGAGCGCTGTCTGCCACAATACAGCTAACCACCTCCGCATTTGCTTATCGACGTCCGCCAAGCGCTTTTCCGTCAGCGCGTTCGGTGCTGCCTCAAGCACTGCACGTCGCTGCGCCAAAAGCGCGGACATGTGTTCTTGGACATCGAAGACCGTACGGCGACGAGTCTCCGTCGGGTGCGCCGTCAAAACCGGAGCAACTTCGGCCTTGCGGGCAAAGTCGGCGATGGAGGCTTCGGGGACGTGGGCGTCGGCAAGCTTGGCCCACGTAGCTTCCAGCGAAGAATCTGCTGGCGGGGCGCCTTGTTCCAACAGCGCTTGGGCATGCGTTGCATCGTGCATATCCTCGACCACATTGGCCAATAGCGCGAAGTGATTGAATGCGCGAACCACTGGGATCGCTTCCGCGGGGGTCATATCCTCGATGGAGGAAAACAGCTCTTCCATAGTGGCTTGGCCCTTGGCCACCTGGAAGGACTTGCGCCGAATGTTTTCCACCCGATTGAACACCTCCTCCCCTTCTTGCTCGGCGATAATGGCACCGAGAAGGGCGCCTACATAGCGGATGTCCTCGACTAATGGATCATTGGACATAGATTAGTTCCTTCGGTCGTGGTGGGAACACTTAAAAACAAGTTCAAAGACGCTCGCCGCCCGTCGACGAAGCGCGGGCGGCGAGCGTTTTGCTACAGGTGGTGACAATCGCCACTTAAGGCGCGAGCCTTTAAGCCATGGCCACCACTGAACATAATCAAGGTTGACAGCTAGATATTAGATTCCTGCGGCGTTACGCGCCAGCGTTGCGAAAGCCTCGCCATCGAGGGAGGCGCCGCCGACCAAGCCGCCGTCAACATCTTCCTGGCCAACGATCTCGGCAACCGTTTCGGCCTTGACGGAGCCACCGTAGAGGATGCGAATGCCAGCTGCGGTGTCTTCATCGGAGATCTCGGCGATGAGCTTACGGATGGCGGCGCAGACCTCTTGCGCGTCAGCTGCAGATGCAACCTTTCCGGTACCAATTGCCCACACCGGCTCATACGCAATGACAGTGTTGGTGAGATCCTCGGTGGACAAACCAGCCAAGGAAGCACGGGTCTGATCAACCACGTACTGGACGTGGGTGCCAGCCTCGCGAATCTCCAGTGGCTCACCGACGCATACGATCGGGTGCATGCCCTTGCCCAGCGCCGCCTTTGCCTTGGCAGCAACAAGCTCATCGGTCTCGCCGTGATACTCGCGACGCTCGGAGTGGCCAACGACTACCCACGTGCAGCCCAGCTGAGCCAGCATCTCGGCTGAAATCTCACCAGTGTAAGCACCGGACTCGTGGACGGAGACGTCTTGCGCACCATAGGTGATCGGCAGCTTGTCTCCGTCAACGATGGTCTGCACGGAGCGAAGATCGGTGAACGGAACGGTAACCGCAACGTCGACCGCCTCGGTGGCATCCTTCGGCAGTGCGAAAGCGAGCTTTTGAACGGTGGCGATGGCCTGCTTGTGGTCCAGGTTCATCTTCCAGTTACCAGCAATAAGTGGCTTACGTGCCATAAGTGGGGTTTCCTTTCGAGGAGGCGACGGAGCGAGAAAGTTTATAGGCGGTGTTTTTGACGAATTGGCTGTGCTGATAGTCGTGCCAATCTCAGCGCACACCGCGCAAGCGGAGGAAACGAGGTGAGCTCAGGAATTGAATGAGCTTACCTTCGGTTAGTTTGGGCCGATTAGGACTCGAGGACCTTCACGCCCGGCAGCTCCTTGCCCTCGAGGTATTCTAGGGAAGCGCCACCACCGGTGGAGATGTGGCTGAAGCCGTTCTCGTCGAGGCCAAGCAGGCGCACGGCTGCGGCCGAGTCGCCGCCACCGACGACAGAGAAAGCACCATCGGCAGTTGCCTTGATGATGGCTTCTGCAACACCGCGGGTGCCGTTGGAGAATGCTTCGAACTCGAACACGCCCATGGGGCCGTTCCAGAATACGGTCTTGGCGGTGCCGAGGACCTCGGCGAACTTCTCAACGGTCTTTGGTCCGACATCGAGGGACATCCAGCCCTCTGGGATTCCGTCGAGTTCCACTACCTTGTTTTCAGCGTCTGCGCCGAACTCGACTGCAGCAACTAGGTCGACCGGGAGAACCAGCTTGTCGCCGTAGGTGGCCAGCAGCTCCTTGCACTTGTCGATCTGCTCTTCCTGAAGCAGCGACTTCTGCACATTGATGCCCTGAGCAGCGAGGAAGGTGTAGCACATGCCACCGCCGATGATGAGCTTGTCGGCCTTCTCAGCCAGGGCTTCGATGACGCCAAGCTTGTCGGAGACCTTGGCGCCACCGAGAACGACCACATACGGGCGCTCCGGATTCTCGACGACCTTCTTCAGGACGTCGATTTCCTTCTGAACGAGGGTGCCTGCGTAGTGCGGCAAACGCTGAGCTACGTCAAAGACGGAGGCCTGGGCACGGTGCACGACGCCGAAGCCGTCGGACACAAAGGCACCATTCTCAGCGGCAAGGGCGACGAGCTGATCGGCGAACTCACCGCGCTCTGCTGCATCCTTGCTGGTCTCACGCGGATCGAAGCGGACGTTTTCGAGCAGGAGGACATCACCATCGTTGAGGCCATTGGCACGCTCGTGAGCATCCTCACCGACGACGTCACCCGCGAGAGCGACGTACTGGCCAAGCGCCTCGGACAAAGCCTCAGCCACCGGAGCCAACGAGTACTTCTCGTTAACTTCGCCCTTTGGGCGACCCAGGTGAGCCATAAGGATCACTCGAGCGCCACCTTCGACCAGAGCCTTGATGGTTGGCAGGGAAGCGTTGATACGGCCGGGGTCTGTGATCTCACGATCCTCGTTCAACGGAACGTTGAAGTCCGAGCGAACCAACACATGGCGTCCCTCAACGCCCTCGTTGAGCAAATCCTGAAGAGACTTTACGGTCATGTTTTCTCCATCCTGGGTATGGTGTAGCGCTAGGCGTTTCTACAATCGACGACTACCCGCTTTTTTGCAGGCTACGGAGCCGGTGGCGCACAGGCGCTTGATGATTGTTCGTACATTAGGTGTACATATGAAATTTTAAAGCTAAAAGTAATGGTCCGGGGTGCGTACGCGAGGTACACACCCCGGACCACAGGGTTAGCCGGGTGCAATCGGTCACAACCGGCCTGTCACCTCGAAATTAGAGGCGCTCGCCGACGTACTCGGTGAGGGTAACCAGCTGGTTGGAGTAACCCCACTCGTTGTCGTACCAGGAAACGACCTTAACCTGGTTGCCGATCACCTTGGTCAGGCCAGCGTCGAAGATGGAAGGACGAGGATCGGTGACGATGTCGGTGGAGACGATCGGGTCCTCGGTGTAGCCCAGGATGCCCTTGAGCTCGCCTTCAGCAGCAGCCTTGATAGCAGCGTTGACAGCTTCGACGGTAACCGGCTTCTTGGCGTTGAAGGTCAGGTCGGTCGCGGAGCCGGTGATAACTGGAACGCGGAGTGCGTAGCCATCGAGCAGACCCTTGAGCTGAGGCAGTACCAAAGCGACGGCCTTTGCAGCGCCGGTGGAGGTAGGAACGATGTTCTGTGCAGCGGCACGGGCGCGGCGCAGGTCGCGGTGCGGTGCATCGTGCAGACGCTGGTCACCGGTGTATGCGTGAACGGTGGTCATGAGGCCATTCTCGATACCGAAAGCCTCGTCCAAAACCTTAGCCATCGGAGCCAAGCAGTTGGTGGTGCAGGAAGCGTTGGAGATGATGTTGTGCTTCGCTGGGTCGTAGTCGGTGTGGTTAACACCCACAACGAAGGTTGCGTCTTCGTTCTTAGCAGGAGCGGAGATGATGACCTTCTTTGCGCCGGCCTCGATGTGAGCTGCAGCAGCGGTTGCATCGGTGAAGAAGCCAGTGGACTCAACTACGATGTCTACGCCCCACTCGCCCCACTTGAGGTTCTTCGGGTCGCGCTCAGCGGAGACGATGATGCGGTGGCCATCAACGGTGATGGACTCATCGTCGTAGGAAACTTCCTTACCCAGACGACCCAGGATGGAATCGTACTTCAGCAAGTGAGCCAAGGTGTGGTTGTCAGTCAGATCGTTGACTGCAACGACCTCGATGTCGGAACCACGCTCGGTCAGGGCGCGGAAGAAGTTACGACCGATGCGGCCGAAGCCGTTGATGCCTACACGGATAGTCACAATAAGTCTCCTCGATAGAGAATGAACAAGATGGCGGCCGAGCGTTGAATTCGGTCCGGATATGTCCGGTTCTTTTTGCCGAATTGCTCGGCTCAACCTCAATTGCCAAGTGTAGCGACGAAAGCCCAAACGTGCAGAACATTTTTTGCTCAACAGATTTCGCAAAACCACATGGGCAACCAAATGGGTGAAAGTGTGAAACCGGCTACGACCTTAAAGAACGGTCGTCACGCTCACAATCCTCGCAAAAGAGACCATTACTCCCCCTAAATTGGTGAGTCAATAGGCCACAACCCACCTCTTATGATTCCGGTTGCACGCCCACCAAATTGCTAGTGAAGCTCGTCACAATATGCCCGAATGGGCACATTCACCTCACTTTCACACACAATTTGGCTCGAAATTGCTCTCAAACAACACAAATCAAACGAGAATACAACCAATCCAACAACTTGGTTTCGGACATTCCTACAACATGCCCACGGAAGTTGTAGGTACCAACAACAGAAATCGCATCCGCTACTCTCGTCGCATGAGCCACTGTGACTTCCACTCAATCTGAGGATGGACCGACGCCGGGAAGCCCAAGTGTCAGGGGTTCGATGAACGCGGCGAAAGTTTTCCATGCAGAAGAAAAGACCCACACCCAGGATGGTGCAGGTCTCGTCAGTTTCCAGCGGTGGTCACATTTCGTCGAGGATGTCCTCGTTCACAGCGACGTTCGTGTCTGGGATTCCGAGCTCTTGCGCTCGTTTATCTGCCATGGACAGCAAACGCCTAATGCGGCCTGCCACAGCGTCTTTCGTCATCTGCGGGTCAGCTAGGCGTCCTAATTCCTCCAGTGAGGCCTGCCTGTGCTGAACTCGCAGCTGCCCTGCCTCGGCCAAATGGTCTGGTACGTCATCGCCAAGAATAGTCATCGCACGTTCCACCCGTGCGGCGGCCGCGACAGCCGCGCGCGCTGACCGGCGCAGATTGGCATCATCAAAATTGGCGAGACGATTGCCACTCGGGCGAGTTTCTCGTTGTTCCCGCTTCAAGTCCCATTGAATACGGGTCGCGTGCGCACCCATGCGGGAAAGCAATGCCCCCACGGC containing:
- a CDS encoding phosphoglycerate kinase, with the protein product MTVKSLQDLLNEGVEGRHVLVRSDFNVPLNEDREITDPGRINASLPTIKALVEGGARVILMAHLGRPKGEVNEKYSLAPVAEALSEALGQYVALAGDVVGEDAHERANGLNDGDVLLLENVRFDPRETSKDAAERGEFADQLVALAAENGAFVSDGFGVVHRAQASVFDVAQRLPHYAGTLVQKEIDVLKKVVENPERPYVVVLGGAKVSDKLGVIEALAEKADKLIIGGGMCYTFLAAQGINVQKSLLQEEQIDKCKELLATYGDKLVLPVDLVAAVEFGADAENKVVELDGIPEGWMSLDVGPKTVEKFAEVLGTAKTVFWNGPMGVFEFEAFSNGTRGVAEAIIKATADGAFSVVGGGDSAAAVRLLGLDENGFSHISTGGGASLEYLEGKELPGVKVLES
- the ppc gene encoding phosphoenolpyruvate carboxylase; protein product: MSNDPLVEDIRYVGALLGAIIAEQEGEEVFNRVENIRRKSFQVAKGQATMEELFSSIEDMTPAEAIPVVRAFNHFALLANVVEDMHDATHAQALLEQGAPPADSSLEATWAKLADAHVPEASIADFARKAEVAPVLTAHPTETRRRTVFDVQEHMSALLAQRRAVLEAAPNALTEKRLADVDKQMRRWLAVLWQTALIRVARPTIKDEVEVGLRYYKLSLLKAIPEINRRVTQELGDRFGVDEVDNVVIKPGSWIGGDHDGNPYVTAETLNYATHRAAETVLSYYVDELHELEHELSLSDRMTTVTDELLALAAKGRNDIPGRVDEPYRRAVHGLRGRIMATLADKISPDAVVGTWFLEHEPYASSKDFLADLDVIDTSLRASHDELIADDRLAALRAAASSFGFHLYSLDLRQNSESFEDVLTEVFAAAKVSDNYRGLDEHEKREVLLRELASPRPLLGQKWEGFDEATVRELNIFRAAGEAVAKFGPRMIPHTIISMAESVSDILEPMILLKEFGLIEALDGHLVGAMDVAPLFETIEDLGAGAGILAELWEIPLYRDYLAQRGDLQEVMLGYSDSNKDGGYFAANWALYAAETELVKLSRANGIDIRLFHGRGGTVGRGGGPSYEAVLAQPSGAVNATIRITEQGEIISAKYGSEASAQRNLEALVAATIEATLLNVDDLGSHHEEAYSIMQEISDLSKAKYTALAHDDPGFIAYFTGSTPLAEIGSLNIGSRPSSRKQTSSLSDLRAIPWVLSWSQSRVMLPGWFGMGTAFDQWLGTDERETRLAKLQELNRNWPFFNSVLSNMAQVMSKAEMSVAQFYSQLVTDEAAACRIYDTIAAEFELTKHMYALITGHTGLLDDNPLLERSVRSRFPYLLPLNAIQWQLLKKYREGNAAENVGYGIRLTMNGLATALRNSG
- the gap gene encoding type I glyceraldehyde-3-phosphate dehydrogenase, with protein sequence MTIRVGINGFGRIGRNFFRALTERGSDIEVVAVNDLTDNHTLAHLLKYDSILGRLGKEVSYDDESITVDGHRIIVSAERDPKNLKWGEWGVDIVVESTGFFTDATAAAAHIEAGAKKVIISAPAKNEDATFVVGVNHTDYDPAKHNIISNASCTTNCLAPMAKVLDEAFGIENGLMTTVHAYTGDQRLHDAPHRDLRRARAAAQNIVPTSTGAAKAVALVLPQLKGLLDGYALRVPVITGSATDLTFNAKKPVTVEAVNAAIKAAAEGELKGILGYTEDPIVSTDIVTDPRPSIFDAGLTKVIGNQVKVVSWYDNEWGYSNQLVTLTEYVGERL
- the tpiA gene encoding triose-phosphate isomerase, whose product is MARKPLIAGNWKMNLDHKQAIATVQKLAFALPKDATEAVDVAVTVPFTDLRSVQTIVDGDKLPITYGAQDVSVHESGAYTGEISAEMLAQLGCTWVVVGHSERREYHGETDELVAAKAKAALGKGMHPIVCVGEPLEIREAGTHVQYVVDQTRASLAGLSTEDLTNTVIAYEPVWAIGTGKVASAADAQEVCAAIRKLIAEISDEDTAAGIRILYGGSVKAETVAEIVGQEDVDGGLVGGASLDGEAFATLARNAAGI